A stretch of the Chroococcidiopsis sp. SAG 2025 genome encodes the following:
- a CDS encoding nif11-class peptide radical SAM maturase 3 — protein sequence MTYRRISYAVWEITLKCNLACQHCGSRAGHTRAKELSTEEALDLVKQLAEVGITEVTLIGGEAFLRPDWLEIASAITSAGMLCGMTTGGFGISLDTARRMKAAGISVVSVSVDGLEATHDRLRGKNGSWQWAFKTMSHLKEAGIPFGCNTQINRLSAPEFPLIYEHIRDAGVFAWQIQLTVPMGNAADNSEILLQPYELLDVYPMIARVAQRASREGVQVQPGNNIGYYGPYERLLRGGDTWSFWQGCNAGLSTLGIEADGAIKGCPSLPTSAYTGGNIRDYSLRTIVEETEELRFNLGSGTPKGTEHLWGFCKTCEFAQLCRGGCSWTAHVFFNKRGNNPYCHHRALTQAKRGIRERVFQKAGAEGKPFDNGEFTLIEEPINSPLPENEPLQFSSDRIQWSESWKEKANSVPFLAV from the coding sequence ATGACCTACCGTCGAATTAGTTATGCAGTGTGGGAAATCACGCTCAAGTGCAATCTAGCCTGTCAGCACTGCGGTTCTCGTGCTGGTCATACACGGGCAAAAGAACTTTCCACAGAAGAAGCCCTCGATCTAGTCAAACAACTAGCAGAAGTTGGAATTACAGAAGTTACCCTAATTGGAGGTGAAGCTTTTCTGCGTCCTGATTGGCTGGAAATTGCCTCTGCTATTACCTCTGCTGGAATGCTTTGCGGTATGACAACTGGGGGTTTTGGTATTTCCTTGGACACAGCACGCCGGATGAAAGCAGCTGGAATTAGCGTGGTTTCTGTCTCTGTCGATGGCTTAGAAGCGACACACGATCGCCTGCGTGGTAAAAACGGTTCCTGGCAATGGGCGTTTAAAACCATGAGTCATCTTAAGGAAGCAGGTATTCCCTTTGGTTGCAATACTCAAATCAATCGCCTATCTGCACCAGAATTTCCTCTTATATACGAGCATATCCGCGATGCTGGCGTTTTTGCTTGGCAGATCCAGTTAACTGTACCGATGGGTAATGCAGCAGATAATAGCGAAATTCTTCTGCAACCCTATGAACTACTAGATGTATACCCCATGATTGCTCGTGTTGCTCAAAGAGCAAGTCGTGAAGGAGTGCAGGTTCAGCCAGGAAATAATATCGGCTATTATGGTCCCTACGAAAGACTGCTACGAGGAGGAGATACTTGGTCTTTTTGGCAGGGGTGCAATGCGGGACTGTCTACTTTGGGTATTGAGGCAGATGGTGCGATTAAAGGTTGTCCCTCACTGCCTACTTCTGCCTACACCGGAGGTAATATCCGCGACTATTCATTGCGGACAATTGTTGAAGAAACTGAGGAACTGCGGTTTAATTTGGGGTCTGGTACTCCCAAAGGGACAGAACATTTGTGGGGTTTCTGCAAGACTTGCGAATTTGCCCAACTCTGTCGTGGTGGTTGTAGTTGGACTGCTCACGTCTTCTTTAACAAGCGAGGTAACAATCCTTACTGCCATCACCGCGCCCTGACGCAAGCAAAACGCGGTATTCGCGAACGAGTGTTTCAAAAAGCAGGGGCGGAGGGGAAACCTTTTGATAATGGAGAGTTTACTTTAATCGAGGAACCAATTAATAGTCCTTTGCCAGAAAACGAGCCGCTCCAGTTTAGTAGCGATCGCATTCAATGGTCAGAAAGTTGGAAAGAGAAAGCAAATTCAGTACCATTTTTGGCTGTTTGA
- a CDS encoding Nif11-like leader peptide family natural product precursor, giving the protein MSLENVIAFYERLGNDEVFRAQIQEVKNKDECSQIVKDNGYNFTQEEFEEFTAQVLESDTNDSELQDLDEKELAAVFGGIAVQPLYGVPRLPIKWPPTYPQPIYGIVRAE; this is encoded by the coding sequence ATGTCCTTAGAAAACGTTATAGCCTTTTATGAAAGGTTAGGAAACGATGAAGTTTTTCGCGCTCAAATTCAAGAAGTTAAAAACAAGGATGAATGTAGCCAAATTGTCAAAGATAATGGCTACAATTTTACTCAAGAAGAGTTTGAAGAATTTACTGCCCAGGTGTTAGAGTCAGACACTAATGATAGTGAACTCCAAGATTTAGATGAAAAAGAATTGGCAGCTGTTTTTGGCGGGATTGCTGTACAGCCACTTTATGGAGTTCCTCGACTACCGATTAAATGGCCGCCTACTTATCCTCAGCCTATATATGGAATTGTCAGAGCAGAATAA
- a CDS encoding peptidylprolyl isomerase has translation MIETLSTTELKPEQEFALPKIFPATNEDIIAYLRCSYKLAEIAALAERDALILDVCDRLGVTVSDEDLQVAGDAFRLEHKLLGASETLIWFEKQRITVEDWTQGIRITLLTNKLKEHLFGDSVDAHYLSNRNDYKRVALSQILVDDLTNALKVTYAIRESNASFCTLALLHSKGKKSKENGGFVGIRFLKELMPEIAQAIAEAKEGEVIEPVQTKLGYHILRIEKWFPAELSEIREQVLESLFLAWLQANSASALRAE, from the coding sequence ATGATTGAAACTTTGTCAACAACTGAATTAAAACCTGAGCAGGAGTTTGCACTGCCAAAAATTTTCCCAGCAACAAATGAAGATATTATTGCTTACCTGCGCTGCTCTTACAAACTTGCTGAAATTGCTGCTTTAGCCGAACGTGATGCACTAATTTTAGACGTTTGCGATCGCCTCGGTGTTACTGTGTCCGATGAGGATTTGCAAGTAGCCGGAGATGCATTTCGCCTAGAACATAAATTACTAGGAGCTTCTGAAACCCTCATATGGTTTGAAAAGCAGCGAATTACTGTAGAAGATTGGACTCAAGGTATCAGAATAACACTACTCACAAATAAGTTAAAAGAACATTTGTTTGGAGACAGTGTAGACGCTCATTATTTAAGCAATCGCAATGATTATAAACGTGTAGCCCTTTCTCAGATTTTAGTGGATGACTTGACAAATGCTCTAAAAGTAACTTATGCAATTCGAGAGTCAAATGCTTCTTTTTGTACTTTAGCGCTCTTACACTCAAAGGGTAAGAAGTCAAAAGAAAATGGTGGCTTTGTTGGTATTCGCTTTCTAAAAGAACTAATGCCGGAAATTGCACAGGCTATTGCTGAAGCAAAAGAAGGCGAGGTGATTGAACCTGTGCAAACGAAACTTGGTTATCACATCCTGAGAATTGAAAAATGGTTCCCTGCTGAACTAAGTGAAATCAGAGAGCAAGTCTTGGAATCCCTCTTTCTAGCTTGGCTACAAGCAAATAGCGCCTCTGCTTTGCGTGCTGAGTAA
- a CDS encoding aldo/keto reductase — MKLTDLAPPKVVSASEVNHAADNFPESDFPFYRKLGRTDLTVSCLGLGGGGSISSEDTLYAFERGINYFFYSSDLHHYIYSPMSGALRQLCGRGSSVREKVVLATVTYIKSPEMALAALIDQFEELEIDYIDVLFWGWIGSHDGAALQDCLQLSPDLTGSNSVYQRTIERMFGTSERLKKMGAVRYIGASFHDVNLAQQWSHSPLLDVVMVRHNVAHRSAQSQVFNQLDAQNPQRPGIVTFKSTGSHTGPLWDAPPGLPEACWQPTVPDLYRYSLSQNCVDVCLTGLRRREEVDAAIAGVQQGKLTPAEVDYLNLYGDLHRNKLRIQEFSPERLLYQV; from the coding sequence ATGAAACTAACCGATCTCGCGCCGCCTAAAGTAGTCTCAGCCAGCGAAGTCAACCATGCAGCTGATAACTTCCCAGAGTCGGATTTTCCATTTTACCGCAAACTGGGGCGGACTGATTTAACAGTCAGCTGTCTCGGCTTAGGCGGCGGCGGTAGCATCTCCAGTGAGGATACCCTTTATGCTTTCGAGCGGGGAATTAACTACTTTTTCTACTCTAGTGACCTGCACCACTATATCTACAGTCCAATGTCTGGGGCGCTACGCCAACTATGTGGGCGTGGTTCCTCAGTGCGCGAGAAAGTGGTGTTGGCAACCGTGACTTACATCAAAAGCCCAGAAATGGCACTCGCCGCTTTAATCGATCAGTTCGAGGAGCTGGAGATTGACTACATCGACGTGTTGTTTTGGGGCTGGATTGGTTCGCATGATGGAGCGGCTTTGCAGGATTGCTTGCAGCTTTCCCCTGATTTGACAGGCTCCAACTCTGTCTATCAGCGGACTATCGAAAGAATGTTTGGCACTTCAGAGCGGCTCAAAAAAATGGGAGCTGTTCGCTATATTGGTGCTTCTTTCCACGATGTTAATCTAGCTCAACAGTGGTCGCATAGCCCCCTGTTAGATGTGGTAATGGTCAGACATAATGTTGCTCATCGCTCTGCCCAAAGTCAGGTATTCAATCAACTGGATGCCCAAAATCCACAGCGACCAGGCATCGTCACGTTCAAATCTACAGGCTCTCACACAGGTCCGCTCTGGGATGCCCCTCCTGGTTTACCAGAAGCGTGTTGGCAACCTACTGTCCCTGATTTATACCGCTACTCCTTAAGTCAAAATTGTGTCGATGTTTGCTTAACAGGTTTGAGGAGGCGGGAAGAAGTTGATGCGGCGATCGCTGGAGTTCAACAGGGCAAACTCACACCCGCTGAAGTTGACTACCTCAACCTTTACGGTGATTTGCATCGTAACAAGTTGAGAATTCAAGAATTTTCACCTGAGCGACTACTTTACCAAGTTTAA
- a CDS encoding T3SS effector HopA1 family protein has product MQLLDSLPNQLPAVAPDRVLDSLQDIANKVQIQSNFCISHPDYVPFELPAEVVARFERTPLELQNKYLSLQLQRFLYSVYYNGSMQAALASDASSDNIALHQNLENNTFFGVDLEFYDRLHKSNNGEGYFDPGWFVLRQESDSSLAVTKGGLTLHIEREKHLQPAEQAAAVGEEVAIRMPRNFVQNGFYMAVSNVGLDNRHNPDSDSEIVRIYLNLSPEGAVAVVGSLTQQLNEITIPFTFKCLYNPSDYGRYDSGVLYFERNNYEAVRQVLQIVYAQERSHFRTEVPLFTKLLAPGLGLAEEPDYKFATQESFGMNRCQIVANGLLEARQKGNESIESRMNAILQQFSLLKIDWQRAYLNANSEDIYTPLDL; this is encoded by the coding sequence ATGCAATTACTAGATTCTCTTCCAAATCAACTGCCAGCGGTTGCACCAGATCGAGTGCTGGATTCTCTGCAAGATATTGCTAATAAGGTTCAAATTCAGTCCAACTTCTGTATTAGCCATCCAGATTACGTACCCTTTGAACTTCCTGCTGAGGTGGTAGCCCGCTTTGAGCGCACCCCTTTGGAGCTGCAAAATAAGTATTTGAGTTTACAACTGCAAAGGTTTCTCTACAGCGTCTACTACAATGGCTCGATGCAAGCTGCCCTGGCATCGGATGCAAGTTCAGATAATATAGCACTTCATCAGAACCTAGAGAATAATACCTTCTTTGGGGTAGACCTGGAGTTTTACGATCGCTTGCATAAAAGCAATAACGGAGAAGGTTATTTTGACCCAGGTTGGTTTGTGCTGCGTCAGGAGAGTGATAGTAGTCTCGCCGTGACAAAGGGCGGTCTTACCTTGCACATTGAGCGTGAAAAACATTTACAACCAGCAGAACAAGCTGCCGCCGTAGGTGAGGAGGTTGCTATCCGAATGCCTCGGAATTTTGTGCAAAATGGGTTTTACATGGCGGTCAGCAATGTGGGTCTAGATAATCGCCACAATCCAGATAGTGATTCTGAGATAGTGAGAATCTACTTGAATTTAAGCCCTGAAGGTGCGGTTGCTGTCGTGGGCAGCTTAACGCAGCAGCTGAACGAAATTACAATTCCCTTCACCTTTAAGTGTCTATACAACCCTTCTGACTACGGGCGCTACGACTCAGGTGTGCTGTACTTTGAGCGCAACAACTATGAAGCAGTCCGGCAAGTGCTTCAAATCGTTTATGCACAAGAGCGATCGCACTTTCGGACGGAAGTGCCCTTATTCACAAAATTGCTGGCACCAGGTCTCGGTTTAGCAGAAGAACCAGACTACAAATTTGCTACTCAAGAAAGTTTTGGGATGAACCGCTGCCAAATTGTTGCCAATGGCTTGCTAGAAGCGCGGCAAAAAGGTAATGAATCGATTGAGAGTCGGATGAACGCTATCCTCCAGCAGTTCTCCCTCCTAAAGATTGACTGGCAGCGTGCTTATCTCAATGCCAACTCTGAAGACATCTACACGCCATTAGACCTATGA